A DNA window from Massilia putida contains the following coding sequences:
- a CDS encoding zinc-finger domain-containing protein, translating into MNDKTIPVVELEAKDLPAYCPNPAMPLWSSHPRVFLDFDHDGNAKCPYCGTQYRLKPGTVLAHH; encoded by the coding sequence ATGAACGACAAGACCATCCCGGTCGTGGAACTGGAAGCGAAGGACCTGCCGGCTTATTGCCCGAACCCGGCCATGCCGCTGTGGTCGTCCCACCCGCGCGTCTTCCTGGATTTCGATCATGACGGCAATGCCAAGTGCCCGTACTGCGGCACCCAGTACCGCCTGAAGCCGGGCACGGTGCTGGCGCATCACTGA